In the genome of Telluria beijingensis, one region contains:
- a CDS encoding pseudouridine synthase, with translation MPLILFNKPFQVLCQFSPQEGRESLADYLDIPGIYPAGRLDADSEGLMLLTDDGKLQHKIAHPDHKEAKTYLVQVDGVPEAAALARLQAPLDLGDFVTKPCRAVRIAEPEWLWPRNPPIRTRQDQPTAWIAITLEEGKNRQVRRMTAAVGHPTLRLVRSSIGPFSLATHPLMPGEYTEVRM, from the coding sequence ATGCCCCTGATTCTCTTCAATAAACCGTTCCAGGTCCTGTGCCAGTTCTCGCCACAGGAAGGCCGTGAATCGCTGGCCGATTACCTGGACATTCCCGGCATTTATCCCGCCGGCCGGCTGGACGCCGACAGCGAGGGCCTGATGCTGCTGACCGACGACGGCAAGCTGCAGCACAAGATCGCCCATCCCGACCACAAGGAAGCCAAGACCTACCTGGTGCAGGTGGATGGCGTGCCCGAAGCCGCCGCGCTGGCGCGCCTGCAGGCGCCGCTCGACCTGGGCGATTTCGTCACGAAACCGTGCCGCGCCGTGCGCATCGCCGAGCCCGAATGGCTGTGGCCACGCAACCCGCCGATCCGCACGCGCCAGGACCAGCCGACGGCCTGGATCGCGATCACGCTGGAAGAAGGCAAGAACCGCCAGGTGCGCCGGATGACGGCGGCGGTGGGCCACCCTACCCTGCGCCTGGTGCGCAGCAGTATCGGGCCGTTTTCATTGGCGACGCATCCATTGATGCCCGGCGAATACACCGAAGTCAGGATGTAA
- a CDS encoding NADP-dependent isocitrate dehydrogenase produces MSSDQTIIYTLTDEAPLLATHAFLPVVSTFTKPAGINVEASDISVAARILAAFPENLTPEQRVPDALADLGQKTLTPEANIIKLPNISASVTQLTTAIKELQEKGYNIPDYPADPKTDEEKTIKAKYGKCIGSAVNPVLREGNSDRRAPRAVKEYARKNPHSMQAWSQASRTHVSHMTGGDFYHGEKSMTLDAAREVKMELVTKSGQTIVLKPKVALQAGEIIDSMFMRRKALLAFYEAQIEDAHQTGMLFSLHVKATMMKVSHPIVFGHCVRMFYKEAFEKHGALFDSLGINVNNGMADLYNKIADLPSSQREEIIRDLHACQEHRPELAMVDSAKGITNFHSPNDVIVDASMPAMIRAGGKMYGADGRLKEVKAVIPESTFARIYQEIINFCKWHGAFDPKTMGTVPNVGLMAQQAEEYGSHDKTFEIQEDGVANITDLATGEVLMSQNVEQGDIWRMCQVKDAPIRDWVKLAVTRARNSGMPAVFWLDPYRPHENELIKKVKVYLKDHDTSGLDIQIMSQVRAMRYTLERVSRGLDTISVTGNILRDYLTDLFPIMELGTSAKMLSIVPLMAGGGMYETGAGGSAPKHVQQLVEENHLRWDSLGEFLALAVSLEDLGIKTGNNKAKVLAKTLDAATGKLLDNRKSPSPKTGELDNRGSQFYLSMYWAQELAAQTEDADLAAKFAPLAKQLTENEARIVAELLEVQGKPADIGGYYKLDEAKVGAVMRPSATFNAALESLA; encoded by the coding sequence ATGAGCAGTGATCAGACCATCATCTACACCCTGACCGACGAGGCGCCGCTGCTGGCGACCCACGCCTTCCTGCCCGTGGTCAGCACCTTCACCAAGCCGGCCGGCATCAATGTCGAGGCCAGCGACATCTCGGTCGCAGCCCGTATCCTGGCTGCCTTCCCGGAGAACCTGACCCCGGAACAGCGCGTTCCCGACGCCCTGGCCGACCTGGGCCAGAAGACGCTCACGCCGGAAGCGAACATCATCAAGCTGCCGAACATCAGCGCTTCGGTCACCCAGCTGACCACCGCGATCAAGGAACTGCAGGAAAAGGGCTACAACATCCCCGACTATCCGGCCGATCCGAAGACCGACGAAGAAAAAACCATCAAGGCCAAGTACGGCAAGTGCATCGGCTCGGCCGTGAACCCGGTCCTGCGCGAAGGTAACTCGGACCGCCGCGCGCCGCGCGCCGTCAAGGAATACGCACGCAAGAACCCGCACTCGATGCAGGCATGGTCGCAGGCTTCGCGCACCCACGTGTCGCACATGACCGGCGGCGACTTCTACCACGGCGAGAAATCGATGACCCTCGATGCCGCCCGTGAAGTCAAGATGGAACTGGTGACCAAGAGCGGCCAGACCATCGTCCTGAAGCCGAAGGTCGCCCTGCAGGCCGGCGAGATCATCGATTCGATGTTCATGAGGCGCAAGGCCCTGCTGGCCTTCTACGAAGCCCAGATCGAAGACGCGCACCAGACCGGCATGCTGTTCTCGCTGCACGTCAAGGCGACCATGATGAAGGTCTCGCACCCGATCGTGTTCGGCCACTGCGTGCGCATGTTCTACAAGGAGGCGTTCGAAAAGCACGGCGCCCTGTTCGACAGCCTCGGCATCAACGTCAACAACGGCATGGCCGACCTGTACAACAAGATCGCCGACCTGCCGTCGTCGCAGCGCGAAGAAATCATCCGCGACCTGCACGCCTGCCAGGAACACCGTCCAGAGCTGGCCATGGTCGACTCGGCCAAGGGCATCACCAACTTCCACTCGCCGAATGACGTGATCGTCGACGCGTCGATGCCTGCCATGATCCGCGCCGGCGGCAAGATGTACGGCGCCGATGGCCGCCTGAAGGAAGTCAAGGCCGTCATCCCGGAAAGCACCTTCGCCCGCATCTACCAGGAGATCATCAACTTCTGCAAATGGCATGGCGCCTTCGATCCGAAGACCATGGGCACCGTCCCGAACGTCGGCCTGATGGCCCAGCAGGCCGAGGAATACGGCTCGCACGACAAGACCTTCGAGATCCAGGAAGACGGCGTGGCCAACATTACCGACCTCGCCACCGGCGAAGTCTTGATGTCGCAAAACGTCGAGCAGGGCGATATCTGGCGCATGTGCCAGGTCAAGGACGCGCCGATCCGCGACTGGGTCAAGCTGGCCGTGACCCGCGCCCGCAACTCGGGCATGCCGGCCGTGTTCTGGCTCGACCCATACCGTCCGCACGAGAATGAACTGATCAAGAAGGTCAAGGTCTACCTGAAGGATCACGACACCAGCGGCCTGGACATCCAGATCATGTCGCAGGTGCGCGCGATGCGCTACACCCTGGAGCGCGTCTCGCGCGGCCTGGACACCATCTCCGTGACCGGCAACATCCTGCGCGACTACCTGACCGACCTGTTCCCGATCATGGAACTGGGCACCAGCGCCAAGATGCTGTCGATCGTGCCGCTGATGGCCGGTGGCGGCATGTACGAAACCGGCGCCGGCGGTTCGGCGCCGAAGCACGTGCAGCAGCTGGTCGAGGAAAACCACCTGCGCTGGGATTCGCTGGGCGAGTTCCTGGCCCTGGCCGTCTCGCTGGAAGACCTCGGCATCAAGACCGGCAACAACAAGGCCAAGGTGCTGGCCAAGACCCTGGACGCGGCCACCGGCAAGCTGCTGGACAACCGCAAGTCGCCATCGCCGAAGACCGGCGAACTCGACAACCGCGGCAGCCAGTTCTACCTGTCGATGTACTGGGCCCAGGAACTGGCCGCGCAAACCGAGGATGCCGACCTGGCCGCCAAGTTCGCGCCGCTGGCCAAGCAGCTGACCGAGAACGAAGCCAGGATCGTCGCCGAACTGCTCGAAGTGCAGGGCAAGCCGGCCGACATCGGCGGTTACTACAAGCTGGACGAAGCCAAGGTGGGCGCCGTGATGCGTCCGAGCGCGACCTTCAACGCTGCGCTCGAATCGCTGGCCTGA